The proteins below come from a single Branchiostoma floridae strain S238N-H82 chromosome 5, Bfl_VNyyK, whole genome shotgun sequence genomic window:
- the LOC118415411 gene encoding kelch-like protein 24, with translation MAAQRSLTAVNFCHDTHSSALLQGLQELRSENLLVDVILCVSGREIPCHRNVLATCSEYFRAMFCNGHLESKEHKVTIEEQSASALQLLVDYAYTSRVTITEDNAVELMEAANFFQVLPIKDACTKFLSDSLCVKNCLKLVSLGGMIDHVLEADALLYARKEFRAASKTPELLELTKEQLIKLISSDHLNAPEETVYTAVMTWINHDTRKRKKEMRELMELVRFPWMDKMYFLEKVETDKTMQKCCPDLMSEARKYQAFPGEIQSPRTLPRHASGLREAVVVIGGCEKVEEEIFSGYNNSVMMTHSSAPCSTSWVSMTKMKKEKDHGFAVAVLGTSDIMVCGGVRCKKNVWLYQAKLDIWCKLAPMCTDRAYFKLAVLQGKVYAIGGKISHPPRVVESSVEVYDQSLNKWTEGVPLPQPRYHHAVAVLDGSMYVIGGRDAEVKEKSTVFHFSNSQWHTGRDLPVVASCITASVLNGSIYVAGVRSKLLCYRPEEDLWTVINNTNIGLRCAMTVFGGQIFMYGGLDNDGNGTTKVLQLNQDESLEQVGTMPKGLFDLACVTILKG, from the coding sequence ATGGCAGCACAGAGGTCACTGACAGCCGTTAACTTCTGCCATGACACACACTCGAGCGCCCTCTTGCAGGGTTTGCAGGAACTGCGATCAGAGAACCTGTTGGTGGACGTCATCCTGTGTGTCTCTGGGAGAGAAATCCCCTGCCACAGAAATGTACTTGCTACGTGCAGCGAATATTTCCGCGCAATGTTCTGCAATGGACACCTTGAGAGCAAAGAGCATAAGGTAACCATTGAAGAACAGAGCGCCAGTGCCTTGCAGCTTCTTGTTGACTACGCCTACACGTCAAGGGTGACGATCACCGAAGACAACGCTGTGGAACTGATGGAAGCAGCCAACTTCTTTCAGGTTCTACCAATCAAGGATGCCTGCACAAAGTTCCTATCGGACAGTCTATGTGTCAAGAACTGCCTTAAGCTGGTAAGCTTAGGTGGCATGATTGACCACGTCCTGGAAGCAGATGCGCTTTTATATGCCAGGAAGGAGTTTCGTGCTGCCAGCAAGACACCGGAGTTGCTTGAGTTGACAAAGGAGCAGCTCATCAAGCTCATCTCATCAGACCACCTAAACGCTCCTGAAGAAACTGTGTACACAGCAGTGATGACATGGATCAACCATGACaccaggaagaggaagaaggagATGAGAGAGCTGATGGAGCTGGTCAGGTTCCCCTGGATGGACAAAATGTACTTCCTGGAGAAGGTGGAAACTGACAAGACCATGCAAAAGTGCTGTCCTGATCTCATGTCAGAAGCTCGCAAGTATCAGGCATTCCCAGGGGAGATCCAGTCACCCCGCACCCTTCCCCGCCATGCCAGTGGTCTGAGGGAGGCAGTGGTGGTCATTGGAGGATGTGAAAAGGTTGAAGAAGAAATTTTTTCGGGTTACAACAACTCCGTCATGATGACACACTCCTCTGCACCATGTAGCACAAGTTGGgtttctatgacaaaaatgaagaaagaaaaggaccATGGATTTGCTGTGGCTGTTTTGGGCACAAGTGACATTATGGTGTGTGGTGGGGTTCGTTGCAAGAAGAATGTTTGGCTCTATCAGGCAAAACTTGACATCTGGTGTAAACTTGCTCCGATGTGCACAGATAGGGCCTATTTCAAGCTGGCAGTACTGCAAGGCAAAGTGTACGCAATTGGTGGCAAAATTAGCCACCCACCTCGAGTTGTAGAATCAAGTGTGGAAGTCTATGACCAGAGCCTGAACAAGTGGACTGAAGGTGTTCCACTCCCACAGCCTAGGTACCACCATGCAGTTGCGGTGCTCGATGGCAGCATGTATGTAATAGGTGGACGTGATGCTGAGGTTAAAGAAAAATCTACAGTGTTCCACTTCAGTAACTCCCAGTGGCATACAGGAAGGGACCTGCCTGTGGTGGCCTCTTGTATTACTGCTTCAGTTCTCAATGGTAGCATCTATGTAGCTGGGGTTCGATCAAAACTGCTGTGTTACAGGCCAGAAGAAGACTTGTGGACTGTTATAAACAACACTAATATTGGACTCAGATGTGCTATGACTGTCTTTGGTGGGCAGATTTTCATGTATGGAGGCTTGGACAATGATGGCAATGGAACAACAAAGGTTTTGCAGCTTAACCAAGACGAGTCACTTGAGCAGGTGGGAACCATGCCCAAGGGTCTGTTTGACCTAGCTTGTGTCACTATATTAAAGGGTTGA
- the LOC118416080 gene encoding kelch-like protein 24: MASAQRSQTSFDFCHDTHSSALLQGLQELRSENMLVDVILCVSGREIPCHRNVLATCSAYFRAMFCNGHLESKEHKVTIEEQSASALQLIVNYAYTSRVTITEDNAVELMEAANFFQILSVKNACTKFLSDSLCVKNCMKMVSLGGMIDPVLEADAMSYAMKEFSAASKTPELLDLTKEQLKKLISSDHLNAPEQTVYTAVMAWINHDTRKRKKEIRELMELVRFPWMDKMYFLEKVETDKTLRKCCPDLVSEVLRYQAFPGEVQSPRTRPRHASGLREAVVVIGGCEKLEEGSFSGCNNSLMMTHSSAQWVTSWVSMTKMNDKDRGFAVAVLGTSDIMVCGGVCCKKDVWLYQAKLDMWCKLAPMHTGRAYCKLAVLQGKVYAIGGRNSPSSSTLVVEASVEVYNQSLMNKWTEGVPLPQPRYHHAVAVVDSSIYVIGGFDAEGHATSTVFHFSNSQWHTARDLPRKISNVTASVLNGSIYVAGVRWKLLCYKPEEDLWTVIFNTNIGRKCGMTVFGGQIYIYGGLDSDSNGTTKILQLNEEDESIEQVATMPKGLFDQACVTILKG, from the coding sequence ATGGCATCAGCACAGAGGTCACAGACATCCTTTGACTTCTGCCATGACACACACTCGAGCGCCCTCTTGCAGGGTTTGCAAGAACTACGATCGGAGAACATGTTGGTGGACGTCATCCTGTGTGTCTCCGGGAGAGAAATCCCCTGCCACAGAAATGTACTTGCTACTTGCAGTGCATATTTCCGCGCAATGTTCTGCAATGGACACCTCGAGAGCAAGGAGCATAAGGTGACCATCGAAGAACAGAGTGCCAGTGCCTTGCAGCTTATTGTTAACTACGCCTACACGTCAAGGGTGACGATCACCGAAGACAATGCTGTGGAACTGATGGAAGCAGCCAACTTCTTCCAGATTCTATCAGTCAAGAATGCATGCACAAAGTTCCTATCGGACAGTCTGTGTGTCAAGAACTGTATGAAGATGGTAAGCTTAGGTGGCATGATTGACCCCGTCCTGGAAGCAGATGCAATGTCGTATGCCATGAAAGAGTTTTCTGCAGCCAGCAAGACACCGGAGTTACTTGACTTGACAAAGGAGCAGCTCAAAAAGCTCATCTCCTCAGACCACCTGAATGCTCCTGAACAGACTGTGTACACAGCAGTGATGGCTTGGATCAACCATGACaccaggaagaggaagaaggagATTAGAGAGCTGATGGAACTGGTCAGGTTCCCCTGGATGGACAAAATGTACTTCCTGGAGAAGGTGGAAACTGACAAGACACTGCGCAAGTGCTGTCCGGACCTTGTGTCTGAAGTTCTGAGGTATCAGGCATTCCCAGGGGAGGTCCAGTCACCCCGCACCCGTCCCCGCCATGCCAGTGGTCTGAGGGAGGCAGTGGTGGTCATTGGAGGGTGTGAGAAGTTAGAAGAAGGAAGTTTTTCGGGTTGCAACAACTCCTTAATGATGACACACTCGTCTGCACAATGGGTCACAAGTTGGGTTTCCATGACAAAAATGAATGATAAGGACCGTGGATTTGCTGTGGCTGTTTTGGGCACAAGTGACATTATGGTGTGTGGTGGGGTTTGTTGCAAGAAGGACGTTTGGCTCTATCAGGCAAAACTTGACATGTGGTGTAAACTTGCTCCGATGCACACTGGTAGGGCCTATTGCAAGCTGGCAGTACTGCAAGGTAAAGTGTATGCAATTGGTGGCAGAAACAGCCCCTCATCATCAACTCTAGTTGTAGAAGCAAGTGTGGAAGTTTATAACCAAAGCCTGATGAACAAATGGACTGAAGGTGTTCCACTCCCACAGCCCAGGTACCACCATGCAGTTGCAGTAGTAGATAGTAGCATATATGTGATAGGTGGGTTTGATGCTGAGGGGCATGCAACATCTACAGTGTTCCACTTCAGTAACTCCCAGTGGCACACAGCAAGGGACCTGCCCCGGAAAATCTCAAATGTTACAGCTTCAGTTCTCAATGGTAGCATCTATGTTGCTGGGGTTCGATGGAAACTGCTGTGTTACAAGCCGGAAGAAGACTTGTGGACTGTAATATTCAACACTAATATTGGACGCAAATGTGGTATGACTGTCTTTGGTGGGCAGATTTACATCTATGGTGGCTTGGACAGTGATAGCAATGGAACAACAAAGATTTTGCAGCTTAATGAAGAAGACGAGTCTATTGAGCAGGTGGCAACCATGCCCAAGGGTCTGTTTGACCAAGCTTGTGTCACTATATTGAAGGGTTGA
- the LOC118416506 gene encoding kelch-like protein 24: protein MASAQRSQTSVDFCHDTHSTALLQGLQELRSENLLVDVILCVSGREIPCHRNVLATCSEYFRAMFCNGHLESKEHKVTIEEQSASALQLLVDYAYTSRVTITEDNAVELMEAANFFQVLPVRDACSKFLSDSLCVKNCMKMVSLGGMIDPVLEADALSFAMNEFTAASKTPKFLDLTKYQLIKLISSDDLNAPEQTVYTAVMTWINHDTRKRKKEMRELMELVRFPWMDKMYFLEKVETDKTLRKCCPDVVSEALRYQAFPGEVQSPRTRPRRASGLREAVVIIGGCKKLEEGVYTSVYNNSIMITHSSAPSSTSWASMTKMKSSCDDGFAVAVLGTSDIMVSSGMQGKDVWLYQARLGSWSKLAPMHTDRLHCKLAVLQGKVYAIGGRSSPQGVDASVEIYDQSLNKWTEGVPLPQPRYHHAVAVLDGSIYVIGGCGPEYGAKTTVFRFSNSQWHSARDMPVKFFYITASVLNGSIYVAGHPSEVLCYRPEEDLWTVVANICNGYQCAMTVFGGQIYIYGGLDSDGNETRKVLKLNQEDKSLEQVGTMPMSLSEHVCVTILKS from the coding sequence ATGGCATCAGCACAGAGGTCACAGACATCGGTTGACTTCTGCCATGACACACACTCGACTGCCCTCTTGCAGGGTTTGCAGGAACTGCGATCAGAGAACCTGTTGGTGGACGTCATCCTGTGTGTCTCTGGGAGAGAAATTCCCTGCCACAGAAACGTGCTTGCTACTTGCAGTGAATATTTCCGCGCAATGTTCTGCAATGGACACCTCGAGAGCAAGGAGCATAAGGTGACCATCGAAGAACAGAGCGCCAGTGCCTTGCAGCTTCTTGTTGACTATGCCTACACGTCGAGGGTAACGATCACCGAAGACAACGCTGTGGAACTGATGGAAGCAGCCAACTTCTTTCAGGTTCTACCAGTCAGGGATGCATGCTCAAAGTTCCTATCGGACAGTCTATGTGTCAAGAACTGTATGAAGATGGTAAGCTTAGGTGGCATGATTGACCCCGTCTTGGAAGCAGATGCGCTGTCGTTTGCCATGAATGAATTTACTGCAGCCAGCAAGACACCAAAGTTCCTTGATTTGACAAAATACCAGCTCATCAAGCTCATCTCATCAGATGACCTGAATGCTCCTGAACAGACTGTGTACACAGCAGTGATGACATGGATCAACCACGACaccaggaagaggaagaaggagATGAGAGAGCTGATGGAGCTGGTCAGGTTCCCCTGGATGGACAAAATGTACTTCCTGGAGAAGGTGGAGACTGACAAGACCCTGCGCAAGTGCTGTCCCGATGTTgtgtcagaagctctgaggtaTCAAGCATTCCCAGGGGAGGTCCAGTCACCCCGCACCCGTCCCCGCCGTGCCAGTGGTCTGAGGGAGGCAGTGGTGATCATTGGAGGGTGTAAGAAGCTAGAAGAAGGAGTATATACTTCGGTTTACAACAACTCCATCATGATAACACACTCCTCTGCACCATCAAGCACAAGTTGGGCttctatgacaaaaatgaagAGTAGTTGTGATGATGGATTCGCTGTGGCTGTTTTGGGCACAAGTGACATTATGGTGTCTAGTGGGATGCAGGGCAAGGACGTTTGGCTGTATCAGGCAAGACTTGGCTCCTGGTCTAAACTTGCTCCGATGCACACAGATAGGCTCCATTGCAAGCTGGCAGTACTGCAAGGTAAAGTGTACGCAATTGGTGGCAGAAGTTCACCTCAAGGAGTAGATGCAAGTGTGGAAATCTATGACCAGAGCCTAAACAAGTGGACTGAAGGTGTTCCACTCCCACAGCCCAGGTACCACCATGCAGTTGCAGTGCTAGATGGCAGCATATACGTGATAGGTGGATGTGGCCCTGAATACGGTGCAAAAACTACAGTGTTCCGCTTCAGTAACTCCCAGTGGCATTCAGCAAGAGACATGCCTGTGAAGTTCTTTTACATAACTGCTTCAGTTCTCAATGGTAGCATCTATGTTGCTGGGCATCCCTCGGAGGTGCTGTGTTACAGGCCGGAGGAAGACTTGTGGACTGTAGTAGCCAACATTTGTAATGGATACCAATGTGCTATGACTGTCTTTGGTGGGCAGATTTACATCTATGGAGGCTTGGACAGTGATGGTAATGAAACAAGGAAGGTTTTGAAGCTTAATCAAGAAGACAAGTCACTTGAGCAGGTGGGAACCATGCCCATGAGTCTATCTGAACACGTTTGTGTTACTATATTGAAGAGTTGA
- the LOC118416299 gene encoding protein CFAP20DC-like → MFKNEYQGGPFFEIFSAQGKDPVSKWKLTGGTSSIQKVFDKDVKSYVYTLEGGSTTTKMHIPKDSKQSLFLVQRYLVFQIYIPLGQDFSVELGITDLSNNKRRILLSTCQREIAATPLHAKIPLTILRKRVWLHLVLDLLSLVGENFRGQTYRALESLTLSANCRIRKVFTMKAQPPDTTDDDELYSCDPVNDVEIDSIPRSLQLSREVEQCTQVLTMTKIRQAEWKIRGDSSRPTSSTEPSDRLNASRRASDDRPTHIAFGSRVAIPSTAQSRKGSAGPREGSGSASGRSNRSSHSRTKVEDPPPTTGADTGPRVDKLVIHHRREWSDPGSAVEDLSTSVNKKGSLKGCNTWGAEDMMREEREEKNGQKEKSEMLRPHPPPRENSSENLKRRQIRIRNTSGGQYTRSHSTKDPQPTETTDDSQPPEEEPEERQPQEDEELGESVADADGDADSERDDHEDEQYSPDEKEKMFTFSSRPHFASWKTGSDSLDPSDNKSRIIQIRERHEMRRSQWKSSDRSTRLAPPEDDFYASSSSEEEQVLDMHQKILRSPSPRTGHTPVQSPHSSHSSQQLRQQQSLIVTSQDMDENERTSSGTTLSSNSFLPTPVPSVEVSPTFSKTVSQRVGSRSRNSSQSRLSVKVSKLKELTKEDVETRLSTTQEYDWRNYQSPNSSMGESFEAAMLASLKRQQEEEMYEDSHTSGTGSHDTSFERLNYDNAGLSSSDDDASISTWRAPVPAMLANHYQDEMRLPSSSKDPLMQSNPRDWTMVFSPPIVLPSEHKPLEHRDLSPRKPPGPNLDISPGSVQSAEQEQQLEEELDLLYDPCLNCYFDPKSCKYYELA, encoded by the exons TGTTCCTTGTACAGAGATACCTGGTGTTCCAGATCTACATCCCACTGGGGCAAGACTTCTCTGTGGAACTGGG GATCACAGACCTGTCCAACAACAAAAGGAGAATCCTGCTGTCCACTTGTCAGAGGGAGATCGCTGCCACCCCTCTACATGCCAAGATTCCCCTCACCATTCTCAGGAAAAGAGTC TGGCTCCACCTAGTGCTGGACCTGTTATCCCTGGTGGGGGAGAATTTCCGAGGTCAGACGTACCGTGCGCTGGAGAGTCTGACCCTGTCGGCCAACTGTCGCATCAGGAAAGTCTTCACGATGAAGGCCCAGCCTCCGGACActactgatgatgatg AGCTGTACTCGTGTGACCCTGTGAATGATGTGGAGATAGACAGCATCCCCAGATCACTGCAGCTCAGCAGGGAGGTGGAGCAGTGCACACAG GTTCTAACTATGACTAAGATCAGACAAGCTGAGTGGAAAATAAGAGGAGACTCCTCCAGACCAACCTCCTCCACAGAACCATCAG ACCGGCTGAATGCCAGTAGAAGAGCTTCCGATGACAGACCCACACATATAGCCTTCGGCAGCAGGGTGGCCATCCCCTCTACAGCTCAGAGTAGGAAAGGGTCTGCAGGGCCCAGAGAG GGTAGCGGCAGTGCCTCCGGTAGATCTAATAGATCATCACATTCCAGGACGAAGGTGGAAG ACCCTCCCCCCACCACTGGTGCTGATACTGGACCCAGAGTAGACAAGCTGGTCATCCACCACAGGAGGGAATGGTCCGACCCTGGCAGTGCTGTGGAGGACCTCAGCACTTCTGTCAATAAAA AAGGTTCCTTAAAAGGTTGCAACACGTGGGGTGCAGAGGACATGATGAGGGAAGAGAGGGAAGAGAAGAATGGTCAAAAGGAGAAGTCTGAGATGCTGAGACCACACCCCCCTCCCAGGGAGAACTCCAGTGAGAACCTGAAGAGGAGACAGATCAGGATCAGGAACACCAGTGGGGGGCAATACACACGGTCTCACAGCACAAAAG ATCCCCAGCCTACGGAAACAACAGATGACTCACAGCCTCCTGAGGAGGAGCCAGAGGAGAGACAGCCACAGGAGGATGAGGAGTTGGGGGAGTCTGTAGCTGATGCAGATGGGGATGCTGACAGTGAGag AGACGACCATGAGGATGAACAGTACAGCCCTGATGAAAAGGAAAAGATGTTCACCTTCTCCTCACGACCGCACTTCGCCTCCTGGAAGACAGGCTCGGACAGTCTGGATCCCTCCGATAACAAG AGTCGAATAATCCAGATCCGTGAGAGACATGAGATGAGAAGGAGCCAGTGGAAGTCGTCGGACCGCTCCACGAGACTCGCGCCCCCTGAAGACGACTTCTACGCCAGCTCTAGCAGTGAGGAGGAGCAGGTCTTAGACATGCACCAGAAGATCTTGAGGAGCCCCAGCCCCCGGACGGGACACACGCCGGTCCAGAGTCCGCACTCCTCTCACAGCTCACAGCAGCTGAGGCAGCAGCAGTCACTCAT TGTCACAAGCCAAGACATGGATGAGAACGAGAGGACCAGCTCGGGTACCACCTTAAGTTCCAACAGCTTCCTCCCGACGCCGGTACCCAGCGTTGAGGTGTCTCCGACGTTCAGCAAGACGGTGTCTCAGAGAGTCGGGTCCCGGAGTCGTAACTCCAGCCAATCACGGCTCAGCGTCAAGGTGTCCAAGCTGAAGGAGCTGACGAAGGAAGATGTGGAAACAAGATTGTCTACT ACCCAAGAGTATGACTGGAGAAACTACCAGTCCCCCAACTCCTCCATGGGGGAATCCTTCGAGGCGGCCATGTTGGCGAGTCTGAAGCGACAGCAGGAAGAGGAGATGTATGAAGA CAGCCACACCAGCGGTACCGGCAGCCATGACACCAGCTTCGAACGGTTAAACTATGATAACGCTGGGCTCAGCTCTAGTGATGATGATGCCAGTATCAGTACATGGAGAGCACCG GTGCCTGCCATGTTGGCTAACCATTACCAGGACGAGATGCGCCTGCCTTCCTCTAGCAAAGACCCACTCATGCAGTCCAACCCAAG GGACTGGACCATGGTGTTCAGCCCTCCCATAGTGCTGCCCAGCGAGCACAAACCACTGGAACACAGGGACCTGTCACCACGGAAACCGCCAGGACCCAACCTCGATATCTCACCAG GGAGTGTACAGAGTGCAGAGCAGGAGCAGCAGTTAGAGGAGGAGCTGGACCTGCTGTACGACCCCTGCCTCAATTGTTACTTCGACCCCAAGAGCTGCAAGTACTACGAGCTGGCATGA